A genomic segment from Vidua macroura isolate BioBank_ID:100142 chromosome Z, ASM2450914v1, whole genome shotgun sequence encodes:
- the LOC128822328 gene encoding 3'-5' RNA helicase YTHDC2-like, whose product MSRHRRVLRRQPGGAAGDWAAGAAGRARAEALREVGVDEVVEMAVQLALERFRSGDEAEMEFPSSFTSTERAFVHRLCQSLGLVSKSKGKGANRYLTVRKKDVSEAHAGMTCGLALRTKHAVRSLIQRFPVTNKEGTELLPRTERGNACAVESENKEVNKITFRLNDGIPQVPVKRGESEFDSFRQSLPVLEKQEEIVQIIKDNKIVLIIGETGSGKTTQIPQFILDDCYKNGTACRVFCTQPRRLAAVAVAERVAAERREKIGQTIGYQIRLESRVSPKTLVTFCTNDMLLGTLMAGDSTLSTVTHVIVDEVHERDRFSDFLLIKLRDVLQNQHNLKLILSGAAVDTNLFIRYFGSCPVIHIQGRPFEVKELFLEDILRSTGYTNKEMVKYKEEKQQEEKQKYTLAEWCSAQDNSNKRTSRRQKSVPRANEEYKWLDDGGDTVFNQLTEKDVNCLEPWIVKEMDSCLSDIWLHKDTDLFAQVLNLILTENVSVDYRHSETGATALMISSGRGFLSQVEQLISMGASIHCKSSNGWMAVDWARHFGQTEVVDLLESYSASFAFGNLDESSLVQNSGSDLSAEDRELLAAYHHSFDDEKVDLDLIMHLLHSICHSCDAGAVLIFLPGYDEIVSLRDRILLDDKRFAANAHRYQVFMLHSSVQTLDQKKVLETPPFAIRKIILSTNIAETSITVNDVVFVIDSGKVKEKSFDVLSRVPVLKMGWISKASAVQRKGRAGRCQPGVCFRLFSRLRFQNMLEFQSPELLRMPLQEICLYTKLLTPINCPVVDFLMKAPDPPPAVTVRNAVHMLKTIDAMDPWEDLTELGYHLTELPVEPHLGKMVLYAVVLKCLDPVLTIACALACQDPFVLPTLASQKRAAVLCRKRFAAGTFSDHMALLRAFQAWQKARSDGWERAFCEKNFVSQATMEIIAGMRTQLLGQLRASGFVRARGGADIRDVNANSENWAVIKAALVAGMYPNLVHVDRESLLLTEPKEKKVRFHPTSVLGQSQCKKIAPANGQAAAIQALPTDWLIYDEMTAAHRTANIRCCSVVTPVTVSLFCGPARLPSNALQASSSFRGGWVSNDSSDSEMEDKTAADLPLLKLDEWLHLKLDPEAAGMLLQLRQKWHSLFLRRMRAPSKLWSQADETTVRAITAVLSAEEQSAGLQQPSGIGQRPRPVTCEELPLASTWKSTNSRKSSTETELSASSHAEKVSVKSTSPALRQPKKYKEKDILLSKRSSADKPAQSSVKPAESSSCSSPCASPPSPLSGKRHVVISEWNSPV is encoded by the exons ATGTCGCGACACAGGCGGGTTCTGCGGCGgcagcccggcggggctgcgggggactgggctgccggcgccgcggggcgcGCCCGGGCCGAGGCCCTCAGGGAGGTCGGCGTGGACGAGGTGGTGGAAATGGCGGTGCAGCTCGCCCTGGAGCGGTTCCGGAGCGGGGACGAGGCGG AGATGGAATTTCCTTCTAGTTTCACTAGTACTGAAAGAGCATTTGTTCACCGTCTCTGTCAGTCTCTTGGACTGGTATCTAAAAGCAAAGG aaaaggagccaatcGCTACCTGACTGTAAGGAAGAAGGATGTATCAGAGGCACACGCAGGCATGACTTGTGGCTTGGCTCTCCGTACGAAACACGCTGTTCGGAGTCTGATTCAGCGCTTTCCCGTCACAAATAAGGAAGGCACGgaactcctgccaaggacaGAGCGAGGAAATGCCTGTGCTGTTGAATCTG aaaacaaagaagtaaacaaGATAACTTTTCGACTTAATGATGGTATCCCCCAGGTCCCAGTGAAAAGAGGGGAATCAGAGTTTGATTCCTTCAGGCAGTCACTACCAGTTCttgagaaacaggaagaaattgtccaaataataaaggacaataaaattgttttgatcATAGGAGAGACTGGATCAGGAAAAACTACGCAA ATCCCTCAATTTATCCTTGATGACTGCTACAAGAATGGAACTGCCTGTCGTGTGTTCTGTACTCAGCCCAGACGTTtagcagctgttgctgtggctgaaagagtggcagcagaaagaagagagaagattgGCCAGACAATTGGTTACCAGATCCGGTTAGAAAGCAG GGTTTCTCCAAAGACACTGGTAACATTCTGCACTAATGACATGCTCCTTGGCACGctgatggcaggagacagcaccCTCTCCACCGTGACCCATGTTATTGTG GATGAAGTACATGAGAGGGATAGGTTCAGCGACTTCTTGCTAATAAAACTGAGAGAtgtgctgcaaaaccagcataatttaaaactaattctttctggtgctgctgtagATACAAATCTCTTTATTAGGTATTTTGGAAGCTGCCCAGTAATACATA tccAAGGGAGGCCTTTTGAAGTTAAAGAGTTGTTTCTGGAGGACATTTTACGAAGCACTGGGTATACAAACAAAGAGATGGTGAAgtacaaagaagagaagcagcaag aagagaaacagaagtacaCTCTTGCTGAGTGGTGTTCAGCTCAAGACAACAGTAACAAAAGGACATCTCGGAGACAAAAATCAGTTCCAAGGGCAAATGAGGAGTACAAATGGTTGGATGATGGTGGTGACACAGTATTTAATCAACTG actgaaaaagatgTGAATTGCCTTGAACCGTGGAtagtaaaagaaatggattcCTGTCTTTCTGACATCTGGTTGCATAAAGATACTGATTTGTTTGCTCAGGtgttaaatcttattttaactgaaaatgtcagtg ttgATTATAGGCACAGTGAAACTGGTGCGACTGCTCTGATGATttcttcagggagaggctttttgagtcaGGTAGAACAATTGATCAGCATGGGAGCAAGTATCCACTGCAAATCATCTAATGGCtg gatggctgtggactggGCTAGGCACTTTGGACAGACAGAGGTTGTTGATCTGTTGGAATCCTACAG cgcttcatttgcatttggaaatctggatgaaagTTCCCTGGTCCAAAATAGTGGTAGTGACCTTagtgcagaggacagagaactactggcagcttatcatcacagttttgatgatGAAAAAGTGGATCTGGATCTGATAATGCACTTACTTCACAGCATCTGTCATAGTTGTGATGCAG gagcagttttaatatttcttcctgggtATGATGAGATAGTGAGCCTCAGGGACCGCATTCTTTTGGATGACAAGAGATTTGCTGCTAATGCTCACAG ATACcaagttttcatgcttcattcaagTGTGCagactttggatcagaagaaagtGCTTGAAACTCCACCTTTTGCCATCCGCAAAATT attctttctactaatattgcagaaaccagcataacagtcaatgatgtggtgtttgtcattgactcaggcaaggtgaaagag aagtCTTTTGATGTGCTGAGTCGTGTTCCAGTGCTAAAAATGGGctggatttcaaaagccagtgctgtccagagaaaaggcag ggctGGGCGCTGTCAGCCTGGAGTCTGCTTTCGTCTCTTCAGCAGGCTGCGATTTCAGAATATGTTGGAATTTCAGTCTCCAGAACTTCTAAGAATGCCGCTTCAG GAGATTTGTTTGTACACAAAACTTCTGACTCCAATTAATTGTCCAGTTGTAGACTTCCTTATGAAAGCTCCTGATCCTCCGCCTGCTGTAactgtgagaaatgctgtgcaTATGCTTAAG ACCATAGATGCCATGGACCCTTGGGAAGATCTCACTGAGCTTGGTTATCACCTCACTGAATTGCCTGTAGAGCCACACCTCGGTAAAATGGTGTTGTATGCTGTAGTTCTGAAGTGCCTGGACCCCGTTCTGACCATTGCCTGTGCTCTTGCCTGCCAAGACCCTTttgtgctgcccacgctggcctCCCAAAAGCGAGCAGCCGTGCTGTGCAGGAAGCGTTTTGCTGCCGGGACGTTCAGTGACCAcatggccctgctcagggctttccag GCATGGCAGAAGGCCCGCAGTGACGGCTGGGAGAGAgccttctgtgaaaagaacttcGTATCCCAAGCCACAATGGAAATCATTGCAGGAATGAGAACACAGTTGCTTGGCCAGCTTAGAGCCTCAG gttttgtgagagccagaggaggagctgataTTAGAGATGTTAATGCTAActctgagaactgggctgtgatTAAAGCTGCCTTAGTGGCCGGGATGTATCCCAATCTGGTGCATGTAGACAGAGAAAGCCTGCTGTTGACTgaaccaaaggagaagaaagtgcgATTTCATCCTACCTCTGTTCTTGGCCAGTCTCAGtgtaaaaag ATTGCCCCAGCAAATGGACAAGCTGCAGCCATCCAGGCCCTCCCTACAGACTGGCTTATATACGATGAAATGACGGCAGCTCACAGGACAGCAAAcatcaggtgctgctctgttgtgACACCTGTCACCGTGTCCCTCTTCTGTGGACCAGCCAGACTGCCAAGTAATGCCTTGCAGGCATCTTCATCCTTTCGAG GGGGATGGGTATCTAATGatagcagtgacagtgagatggaggacaaaacagctgctgatctgccactgctgaagctggatgAATGGCTCCATCTCAAACTGGACcctgaa gctgctggtaTGCTGCTGCAACTCAGGCAGAAATGGCACAGCTTGTTCCTGCGTCGTATGCGAGCTCCTTCTAAGCTGTGGTCTCAGGCTGATGAAACAACTGTAAGAGCAATTACAGCTGTTCTGAGTGCTGAAGAACAGtctgcaggtctgcagcagccttcaggAATTGGCCAGAGACCAAGACCTGTGACCTGTGAAGAGCTTCCTTTGGCATCTACATGGAAGTCaaccaacagcagaaaaagctcaACAGAAACTGAATTGTCTGCCTCCTCTCATGCTGAAAA GGTCTCAGTGAAATCTACTTCTCCTGCACTCCGCCAGCCaaagaagtacaaagaaaaagacattttgctctCCAAACGATCCTCAGCTGACAAACCAGCTCAGTCCTCAGtgaagcctgcagagagcagtagctgttccagcccctgtgctagtcctccttctccactgtCTGGAAAG CGACATGTGGTGATCAGTGAGTGGAACAGCCCAGTGTGA